Proteins encoded by one window of uncultured Draconibacterium sp.:
- a CDS encoding response regulator transcription factor produces MTENKIDIVVTDDHMLFRKGMMALLEDFEMVGNIYEAGNGVQLLKLLESIDKLPDLILLDINMPEMDGVEVLKYLHRDYPKISILILSMEDAPSLVVHLINEGVNGYLLKSADPEELELAVKKVMKNDFYFSGSLSGAVLQGLKSTTSHDLVKKLKLTKRELQVLELLCEELTAIEIGERLGLSARTIEGHKYNLLEKTETKNMAGLVIFAIKNNLYII; encoded by the coding sequence ATGACAGAGAATAAAATAGACATAGTTGTTACCGATGACCATATGCTTTTTCGTAAAGGAATGATGGCCTTGCTGGAAGATTTTGAAATGGTTGGGAATATTTATGAGGCAGGTAATGGAGTTCAGCTATTAAAGTTGCTTGAAAGTATAGATAAGCTCCCGGATTTGATTTTACTTGATATTAACATGCCCGAAATGGATGGGGTGGAAGTCCTCAAATACCTGCACCGGGATTATCCGAAGATAAGTATCTTGATATTAAGTATGGAAGATGCACCATCATTGGTCGTTCATCTGATAAACGAAGGGGTAAATGGTTACTTGTTAAAAAGTGCAGACCCGGAGGAGCTGGAGTTGGCTGTAAAAAAAGTGATGAAAAATGATTTTTACTTTTCCGGTAGTTTGTCTGGAGCTGTTCTGCAAGGACTGAAAAGTACAACTTCGCATGATCTGGTAAAAAAGCTAAAACTAACAAAACGTGAACTTCAGGTACTTGAACTTCTCTGTGAGGAATTAACTGCCATCGAAATTGGTGAACGATTGGGGTTGAGTGCACGTACCATCGAAGGGCATAAGTATAACTTGCTGGAAAAAACAGAAACAAAAAATATGGCAGGTTTAGTAATCTTTGCTATTAAAAATAATTTGTACATCATATAA
- a CDS encoding ATP-binding protein — protein MNRLVRSQQEEIIKNTILAQENERKRIARDLHDEVGAMLSVVKLNVGRIEKKTEEEKAKGLATETKSYLDDVILQVRRISRSLLPPSLEKLGLFYAIEELANWVNKSDELSIETWKSGEQFRFESRQELAVFRIVQELVNNAIKHANAEKIEINLRFTKQRLALSVSDNGQGFLLDEQMQTGLGLRNLESRSEMANSKIKLKSWPGKGTRAILYIQTNDRE, from the coding sequence TTGAATCGATTGGTTCGAAGCCAGCAAGAAGAAATTATAAAAAATACCATACTGGCTCAGGAAAATGAGCGAAAACGAATAGCTCGTGATCTGCATGATGAAGTTGGTGCCATGCTATCAGTTGTTAAGCTTAACGTGGGCCGAATTGAGAAAAAAACTGAGGAAGAAAAAGCCAAAGGCCTGGCAACCGAAACAAAATCTTACCTGGATGATGTAATTCTACAGGTACGCAGAATTTCACGCTCATTACTCCCTCCCTCGCTTGAAAAACTCGGATTATTTTATGCCATTGAAGAGCTTGCCAACTGGGTAAATAAATCTGATGAACTGAGCATTGAAACATGGAAAAGTGGCGAACAGTTTCGCTTTGAAAGTAGGCAGGAATTAGCTGTTTTTAGAATTGTTCAGGAATTGGTTAATAATGCTATTAAACATGCAAACGCAGAGAAGATTGAAATTAATCTTCGTTTTACAAAACAGAGATTGGCACTATCGGTAAGTGACAACGGGCAGGGATTTTTATTGGATGAACAAATGCAAACAGGACTTGGATTAAGAAACCTTGAAAGTCGGTCGGAAATGGCAAATTCCAAAATAAAATTAAAGTCATGGCCGGGAAAAGGTACGCGTGCAATTTTGTATATACAAACCAATGACAGAGAATAA
- the ppdK gene encoding pyruvate, phosphate dikinase, with translation MTKHVYTFGAGQAEGKADMKNLLGGKGANLAEMNLIGVPVPPGFTITTEVCTMYNEKGQQATFDLIKPEVEAAVALVEKLTETEFGSKENPCLLSVRSGARASMPGMMDTVLNLGMNDDAVEGIAKKSGNSRFAWDSYRRFVQMYGDVVMEMKPASKEEHDPFEEIIDELKEEKGIALDTEFTTEDLQELVKRFKAAVKKVTGKDFPTDPWEQLWGSVAAVFNSWNNDRAILYRRLEQIPDEWGTAVNVQAMVFGNMGANSGTGVAFTRDAATGEDIFNGEYLIDAQGEDVVAGIRTPQEITLEGSKKWAALQGVSEEERASKYPSLEEAMPEMYKQLNETQQKLEDHYSDMQDLEFTIQEGKLWLLQTRNGKRTGAAMVRIAMEMLEEGRIDEKTALQRIDAAKLDELLHPVFDTAAMKSASVLAKGLPASPGAATGQVVFFADEANKYPESVLVRVETSPEDLEGMHIAKGILTARGGMTSHAAVVARGMGKCCVSGAGAVKINYKTRVMTIDGKEFKEGDWISLNGSTGEVYDGKVDTMDPELSGNFAKIMDLADKFTRMTVRTNADSPADAQVARDFGAQGIGLCRTEHMFFEGERIKAMREMILAKTEVDRRKALDKLLPYQREDFEGILEAMEGFGVTIRLLDPPLHEFVPHEEANQKEMADEMGISVDEVKALVEDLHEFNPMLGHRGCRLGNTYPEITEMQARAIIEAAVNLTQKGVDARPEIMVPLIGTVKELKLQADIIHATAKKVFEEKGAECKYMVGTMIEIPRAAATADKVAEVAEFFSFGTNDLTQMTFGYSRDDAGKFLPIYIEKGILKNDPFQVLDQEGVGQIVEMGVTKGRSTKPELKVGICGEHGGEPSSVMFCDSVGMDYVSCSPYRVPIARVAAAQANIK, from the coding sequence ATGACAAAGCATGTATATACTTTCGGCGCCGGACAGGCAGAAGGTAAAGCAGACATGAAAAACCTTCTAGGAGGTAAGGGTGCAAACCTTGCAGAGATGAACCTTATTGGCGTACCTGTTCCTCCCGGATTTACGATTACAACAGAAGTTTGTACCATGTACAACGAAAAAGGTCAGCAAGCCACATTCGACCTGATAAAGCCAGAAGTTGAAGCCGCAGTGGCACTGGTTGAAAAATTAACAGAAACAGAATTCGGGAGCAAAGAAAATCCTTGTTTGCTTTCGGTGCGCTCGGGTGCACGAGCTTCTATGCCTGGAATGATGGATACTGTTCTAAACCTGGGGATGAATGATGATGCAGTTGAAGGCATAGCAAAAAAATCGGGTAATTCTCGTTTTGCCTGGGATTCATATCGTCGTTTTGTACAAATGTACGGCGATGTTGTAATGGAAATGAAACCCGCAAGTAAAGAAGAACATGATCCGTTTGAAGAGATCATTGACGAACTAAAAGAAGAAAAAGGTATCGCATTAGATACTGAATTCACAACTGAAGACTTGCAGGAACTTGTAAAACGTTTTAAAGCAGCAGTTAAAAAAGTTACAGGAAAAGACTTTCCAACCGATCCATGGGAGCAACTGTGGGGTTCAGTAGCTGCAGTATTTAATAGCTGGAATAACGACCGTGCAATTCTTTACCGTCGTTTGGAACAAATTCCTGATGAGTGGGGAACAGCTGTAAACGTACAAGCCATGGTATTCGGAAACATGGGAGCTAACTCAGGTACAGGTGTGGCATTTACCCGTGACGCTGCTACCGGAGAAGATATTTTTAATGGCGAGTATCTTATTGACGCACAAGGAGAAGATGTTGTTGCAGGTATCCGTACTCCGCAAGAAATTACACTTGAAGGTTCAAAAAAATGGGCCGCTCTTCAGGGAGTAAGCGAAGAAGAAAGAGCTTCTAAATATCCATCGCTGGAAGAAGCAATGCCTGAGATGTACAAACAATTGAACGAAACTCAGCAAAAACTGGAAGACCACTACAGCGATATGCAAGACCTTGAGTTTACCATTCAGGAAGGAAAATTGTGGTTACTGCAAACACGTAACGGAAAACGTACCGGTGCAGCAATGGTTCGCATTGCTATGGAAATGCTGGAAGAAGGTCGCATTGACGAAAAAACAGCACTGCAACGAATTGATGCTGCTAAATTGGATGAATTGCTTCACCCAGTGTTTGACACAGCCGCAATGAAATCTGCCAGCGTTTTAGCTAAAGGTCTACCGGCATCGCCGGGAGCTGCAACCGGTCAGGTTGTTTTCTTTGCTGACGAGGCTAATAAATATCCTGAATCAGTTTTAGTACGTGTTGAAACATCTCCTGAAGATTTGGAAGGGATGCACATTGCCAAAGGTATTTTAACAGCTCGTGGAGGAATGACTTCGCACGCTGCCGTTGTGGCCCGCGGAATGGGTAAATGTTGTGTTTCAGGTGCAGGTGCTGTAAAAATTAATTACAAAACCCGCGTGATGACAATCGACGGAAAAGAATTCAAGGAAGGTGACTGGATTTCATTGAATGGATCAACCGGTGAAGTTTACGATGGTAAAGTTGATACGATGGATCCTGAATTGAGCGGTAACTTCGCTAAAATTATGGACTTGGCCGATAAATTCACTCGCATGACTGTTCGCACTAATGCCGACTCGCCTGCCGATGCACAAGTTGCTCGCGACTTTGGAGCGCAGGGAATTGGTCTTTGTCGTACCGAGCACATGTTCTTCGAGGGCGAAAGAATTAAGGCGATGCGTGAAATGATTTTGGCTAAAACCGAAGTTGATCGCCGCAAAGCATTAGATAAATTATTGCCTTACCAGCGTGAAGATTTCGAAGGAATTCTGGAAGCAATGGAAGGATTTGGCGTAACTATTCGTTTACTTGATCCGCCATTACACGAGTTTGTTCCACATGAAGAAGCCAACCAGAAAGAAATGGCCGATGAAATGGGAATTTCTGTTGACGAAGTGAAAGCCCTGGTTGAAGACCTGCACGAATTTAACCCGATGCTGGGTCACCGCGGTTGCCGTTTAGGTAATACTTATCCTGAGATCACAGAAATGCAGGCTCGTGCAATTATTGAAGCCGCAGTTAACCTGACTCAGAAAGGCGTTGATGCCCGTCCGGAAATTATGGTGCCGCTTATTGGTACTGTTAAAGAGTTGAAACTTCAGGCCGATATTATTCATGCTACGGCTAAAAAAGTATTCGAGGAAAAAGGTGCCGAATGTAAGTACATGGTAGGTACAATGATTGAAATTCCTCGTGCTGCAGCTACTGCTGATAAAGTTGCTGAAGTTGCTGAATTCTTCTCGTTCGGTACAAACGACCTTACTCAGATGACATTTGGTTACTCGCGCGACGATGCCGGTAAATTCTTGCCTATCTACATTGAAAAAGGAATATTGAAAAATGATCCTTTCCAGGTTCTTGACCAGGAAGGTGTTGGACAAATTGTAGAAATGGGTGTAACCAAAGGCCGCAGCACAAAACCTGAATTAAAAGTTGGTATTTGTGGTGAGCACGGAGGTGAACCTTCATCAGTGATGTTCTGCGACAGTGTTGGAATGGACTACGTAAGTTGTTCTCCATACCGTGTTCCAATTGCACGCGTAGCTGCTGCTCAGGCAAATATTAAGTAA